The Verrucomicrobiota bacterium genome has a window encoding:
- a CDS encoding alpha/beta hydrolase produces the protein MPTITTRDRTEIFYKDWGSGQPIVFSHGWPLSADDWDAQMLFFLHQGYRVIAHDRRGHGRSTQTAEGHDMDHYADDLAALTAHLDLNNAIHVGHSTGGGEVTHHLARHGESRVAKAALISAVPPLMVKTAANPLGLPKEVFDGFQAQLAANRSQFYRDVAAGPFYGYNRPDAKASEAVIQNWWRQGMMGGAKAHYDGIVAFSQTDFTEDLKKLTVPVLVIHSEDDQIVPYAASGPLSAKLLKNGTLKTYKDFPHGMPTTQADTINADLLAFIKS, from the coding sequence ATGCCGACTATCACCACCAGGGATCGCACGGAGATCTTTTACAAGGACTGGGGTTCGGGCCAGCCGATCGTGTTCAGCCACGGCTGGCCGCTGTCGGCCGATGATTGGGACGCGCAGATGCTGTTTTTCCTGCATCAGGGCTATCGCGTGATCGCCCATGACCGCCGTGGCCATGGCCGCTCAACCCAGACCGCCGAGGGCCACGATATGGACCATTATGCCGACGACCTGGCGGCTCTTACGGCCCACCTCGACCTGAATAACGCCATCCATGTCGGCCATTCCACCGGCGGTGGCGAGGTGACGCACCATCTGGCTCGGCATGGTGAAAGCCGGGTTGCCAAGGCAGCGCTCATCAGTGCGGTGCCGCCGCTCATGGTGAAGACAGCGGCCAATCCGCTCGGCCTTCCCAAGGAGGTGTTTGATGGCTTTCAGGCGCAGCTGGCTGCCAACCGTTCGCAATTCTATCGCGACGTGGCGGCCGGGCCTTTCTACGGCTACAACCGGCCGGACGCGAAAGCCTCCGAGGCCGTCATCCAAAATTGGTGGCGGCAGGGCATGATGGGCGGTGCCAAGGCGCACTACGATGGCATTGTGGCGTTTTCCCAAACCGATTTCACCGAAGACCTCAAGAAGCTCACCGTCCCGGTGTTGGTCATACATAGCGAAGACGACCAAATCGTGCCGTATGCAGCGTCCGGGCCGCTGTCGGCTAAGCTGCTAAAGAACGGGACCCTGAAAACCTACAAGGACTTCCCGCACGGCATGCCCACCACGCAAGCGGACACGATCAATGCCGACCTGTTGGCGTTCATCAAAAGCTAG
- a CDS encoding DUF2442 domain-containing protein has translation MLFFPIEGLWQLTRDGAVVDLADGRSVPVPLGWYPRLLHASGEERGRFRLIGSGEGVHWERLDEDISVEGIVAGRRSMESTEPLRRWLQARKARDDLAVHLSWKLHDAPRAGYFVPYTVAPRVDTVAVPDLEPVSNALCRPFSKSNPAGRAFVREGVPA, from the coding sequence GTGCTCTTTTTCCCAATAGAGGGGTTATGGCAGCTCACGCGGGACGGCGCCGTCGTGGACTTGGCCGACGGCCGAAGCGTGCCGGTTCCGTTGGGGTGGTATCCGCGTCTGCTCCACGCGTCCGGAGAGGAGAGAGGGCGGTTTCGGCTGATTGGTAGCGGAGAGGGGGTTCACTGGGAACGCTTGGACGAGGACATTAGCGTGGAGGGCATCGTGGCCGGCCGGCGCTCCATGGAGTCCACCGAACCTTTGCGGCGCTGGCTGCAAGCCCGAAAAGCGCGAGACGACCTCGCCGTACATCTCTCATGGAAGCTGCACGATGCGCCGCGTGCCGGTTACTTCGTGCCTTACACGGTAGCACCGAGGGTGGACACGGTCGCTGTGCCGGACTTAGAACCCGTGAGCAACGCTCTCTGCCGCCCCTTCAGCAAATCCAACCCGGCGGGGCGGGCGTTTGTTAGGGAGGGCGTACCGGCGTGA
- a CDS encoding alpha/beta hydrolase produces MLTTLLLAALTVFAVCALLQRSFIYYQRRYPAAVVQSALSRGVTVIEFQTSQGKQAAFLYRRVASGNPPRRLWLMFGGNAMLALDWLDLVREFPDRSAGFLFVEYPGYGSCQGSPNPTHILETSQGAFHALQDRMHWNFDPESIGVVGWSLGAAAAVQFADKQSVEQVILVAPFTTMSDMVKKVVGVPPGPLLLHRFDNVRALRRILDRTPTPKVTIVHGRTDTLVPISMGRALAMLDPDRIRFVEIPAAGHNDVFYEARSLIFADMASR; encoded by the coding sequence ATGTTAACGACCCTCCTATTAGCCGCGCTCACCGTGTTCGCCGTCTGCGCCCTCCTGCAGCGCTCGTTTATCTACTATCAACGACGCTACCCGGCCGCCGTCGTTCAGAGCGCGCTCAGCCGGGGTGTAACGGTCATAGAGTTCCAAACTTCCCAGGGCAAACAGGCCGCGTTTTTGTATCGCAGGGTAGCTTCCGGCAATCCTCCCCGGCGGCTTTGGCTCATGTTCGGCGGCAACGCGATGTTGGCGCTTGACTGGCTTGATCTGGTGCGCGAGTTCCCGGACCGATCCGCCGGCTTTCTTTTCGTTGAGTATCCGGGCTACGGGAGCTGCCAAGGGAGCCCGAACCCGACTCACATCCTGGAAACGTCCCAGGGAGCCTTCCATGCCCTTCAAGACCGAATGCATTGGAACTTTGATCCGGAGTCAATCGGCGTCGTCGGCTGGTCGCTCGGCGCCGCGGCGGCGGTGCAGTTCGCGGACAAACAATCCGTTGAGCAGGTGATCCTGGTCGCACCGTTCACGACCATGAGCGATATGGTCAAGAAAGTTGTTGGCGTGCCGCCCGGCCCGCTGTTGTTGCACCGCTTTGACAACGTCCGGGCTCTACGCCGCATTCTCGACCGGACACCCACACCCAAGGTGACAATCGTTCACGGCCGGACAGATACGCTGGTGCCCATCAGCATGGGCCGAGCGCTCGCGATGCTTGACCCTGACCGAATCCGCTTTGTGGAAATACCTGCCGCCGGCCACAACGACGTATTCTATGAAGCCCGATCTCTGATCTTCGCAGACATGGCGAGTCGATAG
- a CDS encoding SDR family oxidoreductase codes for MKRGIRVNAVNPGLIGTQVARGGVNGDEQAYADIAKHVPIGRAGRPEESASTVLWLCSPGATDVVGHALTVDGGLTVD; via the coding sequence ATCAAGCGCGGCATCCGCGTGAACGCGGTGAATCCCGGCCTGATCGGCACGCAGGTCGCCCGCGGCGGCGTCAACGGGGACGAGCAGGCGTACGCCGACATCGCCAAGCACGTTCCGATCGGCCGCGCGGGCCGGCCCGAGGAGAGCGCCTCGACGGTGCTGTGGCTTTGCAGCCCGGGGGCGACCGACGTCGTCGGGCACGCGCTCACCGTGGACGGCGGGCTAACGGTGGATTGA